The nucleotide window CAGTTTCTTAAATTAGATTCACATTTGAACCTAAGGGAAAAAGCGAGATCATGTTCTTGTTGAAGCATACTATTGTATATGCTTATGTAATTTACTTTCATATCTTCGTTTTTGCAATGCCATTGTTGGAAATCTGACATTCATTTGTATTTGTTGCAGAAACGAAACATCATGAAAAAATTGGAGATTTGAAGCATCCAATTGTTATAGATATTGATAGGAACCAAAAGGATCCTCTTATGTGCAACATCTATGTTTCAGATATATATGAGTACAAACGTGTAATAGAGGTAGGCTTTTTTGTCATTTAGCATCTTGCAGTAGCAagcatttatttataaataccTACATGCCAGTTGATAATCTATTTTTGTACAGTTGTCTGTGTTTGGTTGGTAGAAGATTAGTTTTCGCCAAAAGTAGTTTTTGAATTTCCTCATTTCGACTTGTAAGGCTTAAATGTTCTTGgagttaatttataaattacttAAGGGTGGTAAGTATTTCCTTGTGTGAGGAAGGAATGCCACATTTTCCCTCCTTATTAGGTACCTTCATCTCTCTGCTACctattcatttttttcttcttcttagtGATCTCTTTGCTAAGGAAACAACTAAGGACTAAACCTGATTTCCCTTGAAATTAAGAGAATTTAGTGTAACAATGTCATTTTAAGGCCAAAAACAGCCTTGTCCTTCCATTTATCATATGCTTACTTTGAATCTGTAGAagacaaaacaaaaatttaactcTACTTCAGACACAATTAATCTTGTTTTGGGTTCTCAATATTTTACTCATGCCATTGTGGTGTATCTCTTAGATGCAGGACATTATttcaataattataaatttcttgATGATATTTGTGATCACTATATGGTTCTCAAGTTTATCTCATTCACTCTTCAATGTGCCACTGCAGCTCAATCAAAGGCTTTCTGTGGATTACATGGAAATGGTTCAACGTGATATCACACCAAGCATGAGAGGAATTCTGATTGATTGGCTTGTAGAGGTCAGTGTATGTCTTTGAACACATGAAAATCtggatttgctaaaaaataaaattatatacatctatatattaCAATCTATTATCTAATTACTATAGGCGATTGAATGAGATTTGTGATATATCTAATTCTGATTATTTGGCATGTAGAGGTCAGTGTATGTTTTCAAACACAAGAATATCTAAATTTGctgaaaaagaaaatatcatCTTCTATAGATTACAATCTATTATCCAATTAGTTAAGTGATCGAATGAGATTTGTGATACATCTAGTGAAAAGAAATGAGTATCAAATTCATTCCATTACTAAAACCGCAAATATCTATATTTTTGGTGGAATAACTTTTTGCACTTCATTTATCATGTTTTTCTCAATCCTTGTGTTCAATCTAGATGGAATATGTGCATGGGAATGTGGATGAAAAGAGCATCATGTTATTCATAAATGTTTGAAAAGAGCATGATGTTATTCATAAATGTTTGATATAAAAATCTTCTCGCTTCCCAATTAATGTATGTGATATAGTGATATTATTTGGAGGACAATTTTGCCTCTTGAAAGTTAAGGTTTTCCCATGCACACTTAACTTTCCTATTCATCTGCGTGTGATTATTCTCAGGTTTCCGAAGAGTACAAATTGGTCCCTGATACTCTTTACTTGACAGTAAATCTTATTGACCGTTATCTTTCTGGAAATTTCATTGAAAAGCAAAAACTGCAGTTGTTGGGAGTAGCATGCATGTTCATTGCCTCGTAAGTTCTCTTTGCCAAAGGATTATGTTTACTAGGTCTCAGATCATGTTAATAATACTTACTGCTTAACCATGCTAGTAGTTCAAATCAAATTATACTCATTAATGATGTTTGTTACTCATACTTTGTGATATCTCGAGTATCCATTTTGGATCCTTGATTCTCTGAGATGGGTATGGACCTTTGATACCTCATTTTGGACCAATCAAACGGAgaagttgaaaataataatctgATTTGtgtatttgatatttaattttctGAGTATAAGCCACATAGAACAACAATGGCAATGCTTTAATCCCACAATATTGGGGTCAACAACATAAACCAAAAAATCAATCCTAATGGTCGTTAGCTTAAATTTTCCTTTTCCATTCTTTTGAATTTTACCATCTCAACTTGTAAATCTTAATTCCTCATTATTAGTTTCCAATACCCAATCATTTCACATTTTTAAACCATCTTAAATGATTTTCTTTCATCTTATCTAGAATATCTGCGACCGCtacatttttttctttgaatattATCCCTCAAAGTATGTCCTCTTATCTATCGAATCATCCATGTTCCCGATGCTTCCATCTTCCTACAATGGCTCTTTTTTAAAAGCTCAACATTCTGATCTATTTAGTATTAGCAACATCTTGGCAAATATTATGAGAcagaatatatttaatttataaaaccTAGTTATACCCTTAATATGTTTTGTTTACAAAAGTGTCAAATGCAAGGGTGAGTGaattaaaactttttatttatgtgtttACCTTGTTAAATAGCTGCATAACTTATACTTAGAGATGACTGACACTCTCTTGGTACTTGTATTATGATTTTAGAAAGTATGAAGAAATGAATGCCCCACAAGTTGAAGACTTTTGCTACATTACAGCAAACACTTATGCTAGAAAAGACGTAAGTTTCCTTCTCGATTTTGATTAGCAAATTTAGATTCACAATTTTTTTGGGCTGTGTACTCAACTGCTGAAATATTACAATACTTGGGTGTTACTCCTATTAGTTTTCATGTTTTGGACATTAATTTTCTGTTCTTTTGTTTGAtgattttttcaatttacttgACATTGTACATTTTTCTCTCCATTGGATATTTGTCTATGTTCTTAGAAGTAAAATGTTTTTAACTAATGTTTGATGGTTAGGTACTGAAAATGGAGAGGAAAGTTCTGAACTTTCTCTACTTTCAACTATCCGTTCCCACCATAAAAACATTTTTAAGGTTTGTACAAAGCCTTGCTTGCATCCTTACGATGGTATCTGTTTATTATCTTACCCCATATTTATCTAATAATTACTTATCCATGCATTTGCCTATAGGAGATATATTCATGTAGCTCAAGCTACTTACAAGGTATGGTTTAGTAATTAATACTATAATCCATAGCATTAAGTACAATTGTATAAGTTTCTCAATGGTCAATACTTTTCACCTGATTGCGACTTGTTTTCTCTGCAAAGATGGGTTTCACTAGTGCAAACTTGcagatttttttgggtttttggtCATCAAAAGTGATTTTATTTGAAGCTAATGTTACTATTCAACTGAGACATGTTTTTACTGAAGTAACTGTTTATCTTCattgaaaatgattttgatgtttgtagtattttttttaatgcagTCTGATGTAATTAAGTGGATTTTAAGGTTTAAACTTGTTCTTTGCTCATCAAAATTCTATATTTACCTAACCTTTATGATCTGAATAGGGAGACACTTATTCTAAAACTTAATTATTCAATATTGTTTTGGGAATTGCAGGATCCGTTGGTTAACTTAGAGTTCTTGGCAGATTACTTAGCTGAATTGACTTTAGTAGAATACAGCTTTTTCAGATTCCTCCCTTCACTTATTGCTGCATCTGCAGTATTCCTCGCCAGATGGACACTTGATCAATCTGATTATCCTTGGGTTAgtaattttttaacattttgattGCTAGAATATATGCTATGTGCTAAACGGACATAGCTTGTTCATTACCTGTTGCAGAACCCAACATTGGAGTTCTATACTAGCTACAAGGTCACAGACCTCAAAGTTACAGTAATTGCCATGCAAGACTTACAGTTAAACACTATAAATTCCCCACTCAACGCAATTCGTGAGAAGTATCGGCATGACAAGGTATTTCATGTAAATATTTTGATTGCTCATCTTTATTActaatgattttataattagtcGTCTACTTGTGTTCAGGGCGGGTGTTTGTTATATGCTCTTTTTAACAGGTTTCAATTGCACTATTGAGCTTAattttggaatttaaaatcCATATCATAGACAAGCTCTTCATTATTTCACAATTCCAAGTTGATTGGTCTTAATGTAGGGGTTTAATGTGAAGGAAAGAGATGACCCAACACCCATGTTTTTGAATTGATTGTGTAGATCAGGCTTCTAATAAATCAATGTTTAACAAAtctatatattgttataaaccTGGAATAAAAATGATACGTAACGACCGTTTTCTTTAACGAATTTTAAGCTTATCGAACTGCAAACCCCCATTTTGTAACTTGCGATTTAATATCATGGAGTAATGACCATTATAACTTGTTATTCTAACATTaggtattattttttgaatgttTATCGGGTTCTAACTGGTCTATCAGaaacttttaattataaatgCTACAAAAAACTTATATTGCAATGATAAAATAACTTTTTACAAGCTTAACAATTCACATTGCAAAGTCTGCAAAACGAGAGATAACGTCGCGAGGTAGTGCGCTTGCAATATCGCGATGGTTAAGACACTCGCATAGACATCAATGATTTTTTTTCCAGTGGTAATGTCTAAAAGGATGGATGGCTGTAATTTTCCAATAATGTCCTAGCAGTTTTGAAGATTACTTTCTAATGCCAAAGTATTGATTCTTGCAGTTCAATTGTGTGGCAAATCTATCATCTCCTGATCCGGTTGAGTCTCTTTTCTGACGTCCAAATTCCAAATGTAGCAGATCCAATATTGTACAAGCGGAGTTAAGTTAAGATAAATATTCGTTTGACATTGAGAATGGTTGATCTCTCGAATTAGTCCAAAACCATCTTTGCAACTCGTTTTTCTCTTCCTCTTACGTTAAAATTCTTTCACCTGtctaaattttttgttgtaacaTTTGTTATCGTTGTGTTCTGGCTATCTCAGAACCATGCTTTATCGAGGACCTGTGGCATTAACTTGCATATTGAAAATGCCCATGTTTTACTTAAGAGTTATTGTAATGTAAACATCTGTAACAAAACATGCAATTAGTATATTCCAAAATAAAGTTCTCACTTGTATAGTGGTGTTTGAACCTTTGAATTACATCTCATCAAATTCTATTAAGTTGGCTAAATCCTGTATCATTTAACAAAACATTGTAATTGTTGAaattcaagttgaagatcttaaACAAGTCTTTTGGATTGTGGTTCATTTGGGTAAATGTTTATATGGAACAAATAGGGGTCatgccaaaaaaattttaacccTTCCAAGGAAAGCCTTCTTCATAGCCCTGGACTCAAACTCAGGTACTTCTCCACATGCCAAATAGTTTGTGATATCTGCAAACCAAGGGTCTTCCCAACCACTAACGCTACCTTCAGAGTCTCTTCAACCATCTCATCTTGGATAGGGAAGGAATCATCATCGAGCTCAGGTAACCTAGATAGATGATCAGCTACCACATTTTCACTTCCTTTCCTATCTTTCAGCTCAAAGTCGTACTCTTGCAGCAGGAGCACCCATCGTAGCAACCTCGGCTTTGCATCTCTCTTTTCTATCAAAAATTTCAGATCCGAGTGATGTGTGAACACAACAACTTTAGAACATAATAGATACTAGTGTAGCCTCTTAAAAGTATAGACTACCACCAGCATCTCCTTCGTAGTTGTACTATAGTTGCGCTGTGCAGGATCCCTTGTTTTGCTGATGTAGCAAATTACATGGTGCCTTCCTTCCATTTTTTGTCCAAGAACCGCACCTACAGAGATATCACTGGCATCACACATTAGTTTAGCTGGCAAGCTCCAATCAGGAGCTTGCACAATAGACGCAGAGATCAAGGCTTGCTTAAGACGATTGAAGGCATTAAGGCATCTCTTATCAAATTTGAATTCGAAATCTATTTGAAGCAACTCATTCAAAGGTTTAGCTACGGTCGAAAATCCCAAGATGAGATGCCTGTAGAAGCCTACATGCCCATGGAAGGACCGTACTCCTATGACTGTTCCTTATAAC belongs to Amaranthus tricolor cultivar Red isolate AtriRed21 chromosome 17, ASM2621246v1, whole genome shotgun sequence and includes:
- the LOC130803869 gene encoding cyclin-A2-2-like translates to MNEKNTAANRVEEPSLRITRARAKSLGTSGTLIQKPPLSKQSQALKENSKRLASDENKSTLPFPSLMKKRKTTLTDVTNVLCDKSYAHCCTGGKFQKTKLEKKGLIRKNGKVPPSIHGTIRHQDDPKDKIAEDISKLTVAPLKIAPSAKQNSTNISNFDGEYHKWTKLEDNKRINVISSEIKERLVTAQLLQKETKHHEKIGDLKHPIVIDIDRNQKDPLMCNIYVSDIYEYKRVIELNQRLSVDYMEMVQRDITPSMRGILIDWLVEVSEEYKLVPDTLYLTVNLIDRYLSGNFIEKQKLQLLGVACMFIASKYEEMNAPQVEDFCYITANTYARKDVLKMERKVLNFLYFQLSVPTIKTFLRRYIHVAQATYKDPLVNLEFLADYLAELTLVEYSFFRFLPSLIAASAVFLARWTLDQSDYPWNPTLEFYTSYKVTDLKVTVIAMQDLQLNTINSPLNAIREKYRHDKFNCVANLSSPDPVESLF